The Arachis hypogaea cultivar Tifrunner chromosome 16, arahy.Tifrunner.gnm2.J5K5, whole genome shotgun sequence genome contains a region encoding:
- the LOC112757417 gene encoding protein FAR1-RELATED SEQUENCE 5-like, with protein sequence MKIKKKNKNMWYVSRFIEEHNHELLLSKFVEYLRSHRKISDFEKAQLNSMREIGISIPKIYESFATQAGGFNMVSFTKQDMYNVLRRLRAMQNGDVNATFRYLEGIAQVDEKLFWRYKTGPSKQLCDLFWSDGASQEDYRIFGDVLAFDATYGRNKYNLPVVVFSGVNHHNQTCVFGAAMVSHESQESYNWVLERFLECMKGKTPNAVITDGDPAMGIAIQKVFPEAHHRLCAWHLLRNATANISQPQFTQLFRQCMLADIDIHEFEKQWEAMLEECGVREVEWMRDLYAKKYSWTTAYIRGRFYAGLRTTSRCESLHTKLGRFVESRYGILEFITNFQRCIDFLRDNEAELDFRSCYGTPVLQTEFVELEKSAALKFTREIFFRVRESLKRSVRININGCNHTSNGDVFLVEKYRKSGLNWQVLYDGQGQKFGCSCMRMESFGLPCIHILAVVVRLNLCAILDSLVLKRWSKIAKSEADHWSIVNEAVNKDILYKRKVVAFLHLCTRLVKFSCFDEHDFRVYAERIVRDTSMLESKYGVARESSGASHVWGEFSRINDPVRVRTKGTGHANMSSTMTGKKRRKCSNCGRLGHRRTRCTNAPASSAMDNRNGAVNGSETGKDGADTTGHVKLSTTTDGLSKSFV encoded by the exons ATgaagattaaaaagaaaaataagaatatgTGGTATGTGTCTCGATTCATAGAAGAGCACAATCACGAGTTGTTATTGTCAAAGTTTGTTGAGTATCTGAGGTCCCACCGAAAGATTTCTGATTTTGAGAAAGCACAGTTAAATAGCATGAGGGAAATTGGTATAAGTATCCCCAAAATATATGAATCGTTTGCTACACAGGCCGGGGGCTTTAATATGGTTTCTTTCACTAAACAAGACATGTATAATGTGTTAAGGAGGCTACGGGCTATGCAAAATGGAGATGTCAATGCCACATTTCGTTATTTGGAGGGCATTGCCCAAGTGGATGAAAAGTTGTTTTGGCGTTACAAGACTGGGCCGAGTAAGCAACTTTGTGATCTATTTTGGAGTGATGGAGCTAGCCAGGAAGATTATCGGATATTCGGTGATGTACTTGCTTTTGATGCAACGTACGGGAGAAACAAGTACAACCTACCAGTTGTTGTGTTTTCTGGGGTTAACCACCACAATCAGACATGTGTTTTTGGTGCTGCCATGGTTTCACATGAATCACAGGAGTCGTATAATTGGGTATTGGAGAGGTTTTTGGAATGCATGAAAGGGAAAACACCTAATGCAGTAATTACAGATGGAGATCCGGCAATGGGAATTGCAATCCAAAAGGTTTTTCCCGAGGCCCATCATAGATTGTGTGCATGGCATCTTTTGAGGAATGCGACGGCAAATATTTCGCAGCCTCAGTTCACTCAGTTGTTTAGACAATGCATGTTGGCTGATATTGACATACATGAGTTTGAGAAGCAGTGGGAGGCTATGTTGGAAGAGTGTGGTGTAAGGGAGGTCGAATGGATGAGGGACTTGTATGCGAAAAAGTACTCTTGGACTACGGCTTACATTAGGGGTCGCTTTTATGCGGGACTAAGGACTACTTCACGATGCGAGTCTTTGCATACAAAGTTGGGGAGGTTTGTTGAGAGTCGTTATGGCATACTAGAGTTTATAACTAACTTTCAGCGATGCATTGATTTTTTGCGAGACAACGAGGCAGAGTTGGATTTTAGGTCTTGTTATGGAACACCAGTGCTTCAAACTGAGTTTGTTGAGCTAGAGAAGTCAGCCGCATTGAAATTCACTCGTGAGATATTCTTTAGAGTTCGTGAGTCTCTTAAGCGATCGGTGCGGATCAATATCAATGGGTGCAATCACACATCGAATGGCGATGTATTTTTAGTTGAGAAATATCGTAAGTCGGGGTTGAATTGGCAAGTATTGTATGATGGTCAAGGGCAGAAGTTTGGATGTAGTTGCATGAGGATGGAGTCCTTTGGTCTGCCGTGCATCCACATACTAGCTGTTGTCGTTAGGCTGAATCTGTGTGCGATTCTGGATAGTTTGGTTCTAAAGAGGTGGTCGAAAATAGCAAAGAGTGAAGCAGATCATTGGTCAATTGTTAATGAAGCTGTTAACAAGGACATTTTATATAAGAGAAAGGTGGTTGCATTTTTACATCTGTGCACGCGGTTAGTAAAGTTTTCCTGTTTTGACGAGCATGACTTCAGAGTGTATGCAGAGAGAATTGTGAGGGATACCTCCATGTTGGAGTCAAAGTACGGTGTTGCTAGGGAATCTAGTGGAGCAAGTCATGTTTGGGGAGAATTTAGCAGAATAAATGATCCGGTACGTGTGAGGACAAAGGGAACTGGGCATGCAAACATGTCATCGACAATGACGGGGAAGAAGAGGCGCAAATGTAGCAATTGTGGTCGTCTCGGACACAGGAGGACCCGTTGCACCAACGCACCAGCGTCATCCGCAATGGACAATAGAAATGGTGCGGTAAATGGCAGTGAAACTGGCAAG GACGGGGCTGATACCACAGGCCATGTAAAGCTGTCTACGACAACAGATGGACTCTCCAAGTCTTTTGTGTGA